One region of Hemiscyllium ocellatum isolate sHemOce1 chromosome 32, sHemOce1.pat.X.cur, whole genome shotgun sequence genomic DNA includes:
- the LOC132830934 gene encoding heat shock protein 30A-like: MLSYRAFHPSRLCQQPVYTLAPVSHRLWEPLECNMWEQVEEARKGMNFINRVLEELTAEFFGEVQRIHENKSDANGEGKRQSEDKDGDGFSVSLNVQHFPPEDLRVKVFGRKVLVTGKHEKKCDDGSGCYSYKYEEFRREFQLPEDVDAEAL, encoded by the coding sequence ATGCTGAGCTATCGGGCTTTCCACCCTTCACGGCTGTGCCAGCAGCCTGTATACACACTGGCGCCTGTTTCACACAGGCTCTGGGAACCACTTGAATGTAACATGTGGGAACAGGTGGAAGAAGCGAGAAAGGGCATGAACTTCATCAATCGAGTTCTTGAGGAGCTGACAGCTGAATTTTTCGGGGAAGTGCAAAGAATTCACGAGAACAAATCTGATGCTAATGGAGAAGGTAAAAGACAATCCGAGGACAAGGATGGAGATGGCTTTTCTGTGTCCCTGAATGTCCAGCACTTCCCCCCAGAAGACCTGAGGGTGAAAGTATTTGGAAGAAAAGTGCTGGTGACAGGAAAACACGAGAAGAAATGTGATGATGGCAGTGGCTGTTACAGCTACAAATATGAAGAGTTCAGGAGAGAATtccagctgccagaggatgtcgaTGCTGAAGCTCTTTGA
- the LOC132830928 gene encoding heat shock protein 30C-like has translation MLSYRAFHPSRLCQRPVYTLATVSHRLWEPLECNMWEQVEEARKGMNFINRVLEDLTAECFGEIPRTRDNKSDASGEDKRQSEDKDGDGFSVSLNVQHFPPEDLRVKVFGRKVLVTGKHEKKCDDGSGCYSYKYEEFRREFQLPEDVDAEALQCCLSQDGQLKVQAPRLALPAVNERTVPIKITSETTTTPRLNPDQETEKQESGKDVGIKKAEQL, from the coding sequence ATGCTGAGCTATCGGGCTTTCCACCCTTCACGTCTGTGCCAGCGGCCTGTATACACACTGGCGACTGTTTCACACAGGCTCTGGGAACCACTTGAATGTAACATGTGGGAACAGGTGGAAGAAGCGAGAAAGGGCATGAACTTCATCAATCGAGTTCTTGAGGATCTGACAGCAGAATGTTTTGGGGAAATACCAAGAACTCGAGACAACAAATCTGATGCTAGTGGAGAAGATAAAAGACAATCCGAGGACAAGGATGGAGATGGCTTTTCTGTGTCCCTGAATGTCCAGCATTTCCCCCCAGAAGACCTGAGGGTGAAAGTATTTGGAAGAAAAGTGCTGGTGACAGGAAAACACGAGAAGAAATGTGATGATGGCAGCGGCTGTTACAGCTACAAATATGAAGAGTTCAGGAGAGAATtccagctgccagaggatgtcgaTGCTGAAGCTCTTCAATGCTGTTTGTCACAGGACGGTCAGTTAAAGGTTCAAGCCCCGCGCCTGGCACTGCCAGCTGTGAATGAACGGACTGTCCCCATCAAGATCACCTCGGAGACAACAACCACACCCCGGCTCAATCCTGAccaagagacagagaaacaggagAGTGGGAAGGATGTGGGGATCAAGAAAGCTGAACAGTTATGA
- the LOC132830964 gene encoding heat shock protein 30C-like yields the protein MLSYRAFHPSRLCQQPVYTLAPVSHRLWEPLECNMWEQVEEARKGMDFINRVLEDLTAECFGEIPRTRDNKSDANGEGKRQSEDKDGDGFSVSLNVQHFPPEDLRVKVFGRKVLVTGKHEKKCDDGSGCYSYKYEEFRREFQLPEDVDAEALRCCLSHDGQLKVQAPRLALPAVNERTVPINITSETTTTPRLNPDQETEKQESGKDVGIKKAEQI from the coding sequence ATGCTGAGCTATCGGGCTTTCCACCCTTCACGTCTGTGCCAGCAGCCTGTATACACACTGGCACCTGTTTCACACAGGCTCTGGGAACCACTTGAATGTAACATGTGGGAACAGGTGGAAGAAGCGAGAAAGGGCATGGACTTCATCAATCGAGTTCTTGAGGATCTGACAGCAGAATGTTTTGGGGAAATACCAAGAACTCGAGACAACAAATCTGATGCTAATGGAGAAGGTAAAAGACAATCCGAGGACAAGGATGGAGATGGCTTTTCTGTGTCCCTGAATGTCCAGCATTTCCCCCCAGAAGACCTGAGGGTGAAAGTATTTGGAAGAAAAGTGCTGGTGACAGGAAAACACGAGAAGAAATGTGATGATGGCAGCGGCTGTTACAGCTACAAATATGAAGAGTTCAGGAGAGAATtccagctgccagaggatgtcgaTGCTGAAGCTCTTCGATGCTGTTTGTCACATGACGGTCAGTTAAAAGTCCAAGCCCCGCGCCTGGCACTGCCAGCTGTGAATGAACGGACTGTCCCCATCAATATCACCTCGGAGACAACAACCACACCCCGGCTCAATCCTGAccaagagacagagaaacaggagAGTGGGAAGGATGTGGGGATCAAGAAAGCTGAACAGATATGA